In the Thermodesulfovibrio yellowstonii DSM 11347 genome, one interval contains:
- the ilvB gene encoding biosynthetic-type acetolactate synthase large subunit codes for MAKMKGAEILIECLKREGVKHIFGYPGGVILDIFDLLYDDPDIKLILTRHEQGATHAADGYARVSGKPGVVLVTSGPGATNTVTGIANAYMDSVPLVVFTGQVPTFLIGNDAFQEADIVGITRPCTKYNILVKDVKDLAKQVREAFYIATTGRPGPVLIDLPKDVTQGKTEFIWPEKIHIRSYNPTYEGNVYMIKKAAQEIAKAKKPVIIAGGGCIISNAHEYLKELAEFTQIPVANTLMGLGSFPGTHELSLGMLGMHGTYYANMAVQNSDLIVAIGMRFDDRVTGKTDAFAPNAKIIHIDIDPTSIRKNVRVDIPIVGDVSRVLQVLNKILKEEVKPQWKEIRQAWLKQINQWKKERPLTYEFDEAVIKPQYVIEKIYEVTKGDAIITTEVGQNQMWAAQFYKFDKPRRLVTSGGLGTMGYGFPAAIGAQLAFPDMTVIDIAGDGSIQMNIQELATAVIYNLPVKVAIINNSYLGMVRQWQEIFYGERYSHTYLSTAPDFVKVAESYGAVGLRATKPSEVEPVIKEALSIRKPVFMDFVVDWKEKVYPMVPPGAPIDQMIFEEKKKERKLKAVK; via the coding sequence ATGGCAAAGATGAAAGGTGCGGAAATTTTGATTGAATGTTTAAAAAGGGAGGGGGTAAAACATATTTTCGGATACCCCGGTGGAGTAATTCTTGACATTTTTGACCTTCTTTATGATGACCCAGATATAAAACTAATTCTCACCAGACATGAACAAGGAGCAACGCATGCAGCTGATGGATATGCAAGGGTCAGTGGCAAACCAGGTGTTGTTCTTGTAACAAGCGGACCTGGTGCAACAAATACTGTAACAGGAATCGCAAATGCATATATGGATTCTGTTCCACTGGTTGTCTTTACAGGACAGGTTCCAACATTTCTTATTGGAAATGATGCTTTCCAAGAGGCAGATATAGTAGGAATTACAAGACCATGCACTAAATATAACATTCTTGTTAAAGATGTTAAAGACTTAGCAAAACAAGTAAGAGAAGCTTTTTATATTGCAACTACTGGTAGACCAGGACCTGTTCTTATAGACCTTCCAAAGGATGTTACACAGGGAAAAACAGAGTTCATTTGGCCTGAAAAAATTCATATAAGAAGCTATAATCCTACTTATGAAGGCAATGTTTATATGATAAAAAAAGCAGCACAGGAAATAGCAAAAGCAAAAAAACCTGTTATTATTGCTGGTGGTGGTTGCATTATCTCCAATGCTCATGAATATTTAAAAGAACTTGCAGAGTTTACACAGATTCCTGTTGCAAATACTCTCATGGGATTGGGAAGTTTTCCAGGCACACATGAACTTTCACTTGGAATGCTCGGTATGCATGGAACATACTATGCAAATATGGCAGTTCAAAATTCAGATTTGATAGTTGCAATTGGAATGAGATTTGATGACAGAGTTACAGGCAAAACAGATGCTTTTGCACCTAATGCTAAAATTATTCATATTGATATTGACCCTACGTCTATTCGTAAAAATGTGAGAGTAGATATCCCTATAGTTGGTGATGTAAGTAGAGTTTTACAGGTCTTAAATAAAATCTTAAAAGAAGAAGTTAAACCTCAATGGAAAGAAATAAGACAAGCATGGCTAAAACAGATAAATCAGTGGAAAAAAGAAAGACCTTTAACTTATGAATTTGACGAAGCAGTAATCAAGCCGCAATATGTTATTGAAAAAATATATGAAGTTACAAAAGGTGATGCTATTATTACAACAGAAGTTGGGCAAAATCAAATGTGGGCAGCACAGTTTTATAAATTTGACAAACCCCGCAGATTAGTAACATCAGGAGGGCTTGGGACAATGGGTTATGGATTTCCTGCTGCAATTGGTGCTCAGCTTGCTTTTCCTGACATGACTGTTATTGATATTGCAGGAGATGGAAGTATTCAAATGAACATACAAGAACTCGCTACTGCTGTGATTTATAATCTGCCAGTAAAGGTTGCTATAATTAACAACAGTTATCTTGGAATGGTAAGGCAGTGGCAGGAAATCTTTTATGGGGAAAGATATTCACATACTTACTTAAGCACTGCTCCTGATTTTGTAAAAGTTGCAGAATCTTACGGAGCAGTTGGGTTAAGAGCTACAAAACCGAGTGAAGTTGAACCAGTTATAAAGGAGGCTCTATCAATAAGAAAACCAGTATTTATGGATTTCGTTGTTGACTGGAAAGAAAAAGTCTATCCCATGGTTCCACCAGGAGCTCCTATTGACCAGATGATTTTTGAAGAGAAGAAAAAAGAGCGTAAACTCAAAGCAGTGAAATAG
- a CDS encoding dTDP-glucose 4,6-dehydratase encodes MKVLVTGGAGFIGSDFVRLAARKGWKVTVVDKLTYAGDMERLKPIQDRLDFYNVDILDKEELRKIFEKQKPEAVLHFAAETNIDRSVIEPSVFMETNIIGTIYLLELAKELGVEKFINITSYEEYGDIKEGERDEDCPLNPRSPYAVSKASADMLGQVYWRALKLPVITVRLCSIYGPWQNPERLIPMTILKALRNEMIPIHGTGDIIREWLYLCDCIRAVFALLEKGKPGEVYNVGSGERFKVIDIVKQILKILDKPENLIKFVSDRPGHEKRFAISSEKIKSTTGWSPTTKFESGLKSTIEWNLNNRTWLFKKLFYYEDLWSRLYKED; translated from the coding sequence ATGAAAGTTCTTGTTACAGGTGGAGCCGGTTTTATAGGAAGTGATTTTGTGAGATTAGCTGCAAGAAAAGGCTGGAAGGTTACAGTTGTTGATAAATTGACATATGCAGGCGATATGGAAAGACTTAAACCAATTCAAGACAGACTGGATTTTTATAATGTTGATATCCTTGATAAAGAAGAATTAAGAAAAATATTTGAAAAACAAAAACCAGAGGCTGTGTTACATTTCGCAGCTGAAACAAACATAGATAGGTCAGTTATAGAACCAAGCGTTTTTATGGAAACAAATATTATAGGAACAATATATCTTCTTGAACTTGCTAAGGAGCTTGGGGTGGAAAAGTTTATAAATATCACATCTTATGAAGAATATGGAGATATTAAAGAGGGAGAAAGAGACGAAGACTGTCCTTTAAATCCTCGCTCACCCTATGCTGTGAGCAAGGCTTCTGCTGATATGCTTGGGCAGGTTTATTGGAGAGCTTTAAAGCTTCCTGTTATTACTGTCAGGTTATGCAGTATTTACGGACCTTGGCAAAATCCTGAAAGACTTATTCCAATGACAATCCTGAAAGCTTTACGAAATGAAATGATTCCAATTCATGGAACAGGCGACATAATAAGAGAATGGCTTTATTTGTGCGACTGTATTAGAGCAGTTTTTGCTCTTCTTGAGAAAGGAAAACCGGGTGAGGTATACAATGTAGGTAGTGGAGAAAGATTTAAAGTAATTGATATTGTAAAACAAATATTGAAAATTCTTGACAAGCCTGAAAATCTGATAAAATTTGTTTCTGACCGTCCGGGACATGAAAAAAGGTTTGCTATTAGTAGTGAAAAAATAAAAAGTACTACAGGCTGGTCACCTACAACAAAATTTGAATCAGGTTTAAAATCTACAATAGAGTGGAATTTGAATAATAGAACGTGGCTTTTTAAGAAGTTGTTTTATTATGAAGACTTATGGAGCAGGCTATACAAAGAGGATTAG
- a CDS encoding LeuA family protein: MITKGKVYLIDVTNRDGVQTSRILLPKLSKTLLNLYLDEMGVYQSEIGFPTLKHEVNYINANLELVELGAFKRIHLEGWARAIPEDVELAFKNCPKIKHLNLSVSTSEIMIQGKFQGRKTWDDIVKGMYNAVKLAKELGAETVGFNAEDASRTELSRLIEFILAGKEAGGDRFRYCDTLGCEDPITIYERIHTLALATRFPIEMHCHNDLGMAEAVSVAGAQGTIEAGVDSYINTTVNGYGERAGNADLVSTILALKFSHGLKEKCPLDEHVNLKMAWKIAKYASYAFNIPIPINQPGVGANAFAHESGIHADGVLKDRANYELYSPEDVGRGEPELLETGRIITTGEYGGIKGFRYVYSKLGIEFHDDNEARNILELVQYANLHTQKPLTDDELKFIATYPDIVRQILTVTP; encoded by the coding sequence ATGATAACTAAAGGTAAAGTATATCTTATTGATGTAACAAATAGAGATGGCGTTCAGACTTCAAGAATATTACTTCCAAAGCTTTCAAAAACTCTACTCAATCTATACCTTGATGAAATGGGAGTGTATCAAAGTGAAATTGGTTTCCCAACATTAAAGCACGAAGTTAATTACATCAATGCTAATTTAGAACTTGTTGAACTTGGTGCATTCAAAAGAATTCATCTTGAAGGATGGGCAAGAGCAATTCCTGAGGATGTTGAACTGGCTTTTAAAAATTGTCCAAAAATAAAACATCTTAATCTTTCAGTTTCTACATCTGAGATAATGATACAGGGGAAATTTCAGGGAAGAAAAACATGGGATGACATTGTAAAAGGAATGTATAATGCTGTAAAACTTGCCAAAGAACTGGGAGCGGAAACAGTTGGATTTAATGCAGAAGATGCTTCTCGCACAGAATTAAGCAGATTAATTGAATTTATTTTAGCAGGAAAAGAAGCAGGGGGAGATAGATTCCGCTACTGTGATACACTTGGCTGTGAAGACCCGATTACCATTTATGAAAGAATCCATACTCTTGCGCTGGCAACAAGATTTCCGATTGAAATGCATTGCCATAATGACCTTGGAATGGCAGAAGCAGTTTCTGTTGCAGGAGCACAGGGAACAATAGAAGCAGGAGTTGACAGTTATATAAATACAACAGTTAATGGATATGGTGAAAGAGCAGGAAATGCTGATTTGGTTTCAACAATTCTGGCATTAAAATTTTCTCATGGTTTAAAAGAAAAATGCCCTCTTGACGAACATGTTAATCTAAAAATGGCATGGAAAATAGCAAAATATGCATCATATGCTTTCAATATTCCTATTCCTATAAATCAACCAGGTGTTGGTGCAAATGCTTTTGCTCATGAATCGGGAATTCATGCTGATGGGGTTCTTAAAGACAGAGCTAACTATGAGCTTTATTCTCCTGAAGATGTAGGACGTGGTGAGCCTGAACTTCTTGAGACAGGCAGAATTATAACAACAGGAGAATATGGTGGAATTAAAGGCTTCAGATATGTATACAGCAAACTTGGAATAGAATTTCACGATGATAATGAAGCAAGAAATATACTTGAGCTTGTTCAGTATGCTAACCTTCACACTCAGAAGCCTCTTACCGATGACGAATTAAAATTCATTGCAACCTATCCTGACATTGTCAGGCAGATTCTAACAGTAACACCCTAA
- a CDS encoding FmdB family zinc ribbon protein has translation MPIYEYECMQCHKIHEVIQRFTEEPLKNCPVCGGEVKKLISQSSFILKGSGWYVTDYARKNNSGNSSSNSNKTSKKVEGKST, from the coding sequence ATGCCAATTTATGAGTATGAATGTATGCAATGTCACAAAATTCACGAAGTTATTCAGAGATTCACTGAAGAACCCCTAAAAAACTGCCCTGTTTGTGGGGGAGAGGTTAAAAAACTTATCTCTCAGTCTTCCTTTATTTTAAAAGGCAGTGGTTGGTATGTAACTGACTATGCAAGAAAAAATAACTCAGGCAATAGTTCATCTAACTCAAACAAAACATCTAAAAAAGTAGAAGGAAAATCAACATAG
- the ilvN gene encoding acetolactate synthase small subunit has protein sequence MRHTISVLVENKFGVLARIAGLFSGRGYNIESLSVGETIDPNISIMTIVTTGDDRVIEQITKQLNRLVDVIKVVDLTEIDHVEREMVLIKVAPRKENRLELLKTVEIFRGRVVDSGPTTYTIEVTGDEKKIQAFIELMKPLGIKEFVRTGKVAIPREISQKKQ, from the coding sequence GTGAGACATACAATCTCTGTGCTTGTAGAAAATAAATTCGGTGTTTTAGCAAGAATAGCAGGTTTATTCAGTGGTAGAGGCTATAACATAGAAAGTCTATCAGTTGGTGAAACCATAGACCCTAATATTTCAATAATGACAATTGTTACAACAGGCGATGACAGAGTTATTGAACAAATTACAAAGCAACTCAATAGATTGGTTGATGTAATTAAAGTTGTTGATTTAACTGAAATAGACCATGTGGAAAGAGAAATGGTATTAATTAAGGTTGCACCAAGAAAAGAAAATAGATTGGAGCTATTGAAAACAGTAGAAATATTCAGAGGTAGAGTAGTTGATTCAGGTCCAACAACTTATACAATAGAAGTTACAGGAGATGAGAAAAAAATTCAGGCTTTTATTGAACTAATGAAGCCTTTGGGAATAAAAGAGTTCGTTAGAACAGGCAAAGTAGCTATTCCACGAGAAATATCTCAAAAAAAACAATAA
- a CDS encoding sugar phosphate isomerase/epimerase family protein, with translation MVKSHIHVPYDKIYDYIDIITRERFNLEIYFNSQTLDNISKKDIEKLKKAFFNETSLSFHAPFMDLSPGAIDSRVREVTIERFNQIFDIATLLNPKSIVFHSGYEKWKYAFKVDIWLEASLKTWERILPRAEQLKIKIAIENIFEEEPESLRMLVEKISSPYFGICFDTGHFNLFSKKSIEEWMFCLNDYIVEIHLHDNNKNFDEHLAIGSGCFDFEKFFELFKNKNCIYTIEAHSPENVFKSLKMLDKLIK, from the coding sequence ATGGTAAAGTCTCATATCCATGTGCCATATGATAAAATCTATGACTATATAGATATTATTACAAGGGAGAGATTCAATCTTGAAATATATTTTAACTCTCAAACTCTTGATAATATCTCAAAAAAAGACATAGAAAAACTTAAGAAGGCTTTTTTCAATGAAACTTCCTTATCTTTTCATGCACCATTTATGGATTTATCCCCCGGTGCAATTGATTCAAGAGTAAGAGAAGTAACAATTGAAAGATTTAATCAAATTTTTGATATTGCTACTTTATTAAATCCCAAATCAATAGTTTTTCATTCAGGCTATGAAAAATGGAAATATGCTTTTAAAGTAGATATATGGCTTGAAGCAAGTCTTAAAACATGGGAAAGAATTTTGCCAAGAGCTGAGCAGTTGAAAATTAAAATCGCAATAGAAAATATTTTTGAGGAAGAACCTGAAAGTTTAAGAATGCTTGTAGAAAAAATTTCCTCTCCATATTTTGGAATATGTTTTGATACAGGGCATTTTAATCTTTTCTCAAAAAAGAGCATTGAAGAATGGATGTTCTGTCTGAATGATTATATTGTTGAAATTCACCTACATGACAATAATAAAAACTTTGATGAACATCTTGCTATAGGAAGCGGTTGTTTTGATTTTGAAAAATTTTTTGAATTATTTAAAAATAAAAATTGTATCTATACAATTGAGGCTCATTCACCTGAAAACGTATTTAAAAGCCTAAAAATGTTGGACAAATTGATTAAATAA